The Dasypus novemcinctus isolate mDasNov1 chromosome 20, mDasNov1.1.hap2, whole genome shotgun sequence genome segment TCGGCACTCCACTCCACTTGGGAACCaagcatttaagaaaaaaaaaaaatgtcccctTCTCATGGACCTTTAGTAAAATGGAAAGGTTTTTCAAGTGAGTTTTTAAGCATTAACCAAGACAGCCATTTCCTTACAGTCGAGGAAGCCTCCTTCAATAGGTGCCCCAGGTAAAAGTCCTCAGCCCAGGGGGGGAGCGGGCAGTCACAGCCTCTCAAAGAGCTGAAGAAGACACACCTGGCGACAGGCGCGCCTCCCCGCCACCGGGAAACCCTGGTTGCCTGCCCCTCGTTTTGCGCCCTGGGGTGACCGCGATTTACTTCACTCTCCCCCTGCCCGAactccctttccttctccccaaCTTGGAAAGTAGAAGCGCAGCGTACAGGTGGGGAAGCCACGCGGTCTGTTCACCGCCGGCGGGAACCCCGATTCGCCGGGGACCCCGACTCGCCGGCTCACGTTCGGCGGCGCGCTCTGAACACATCTCGCCCCCGCCACGATATATAGGGTGGGGGACCGGCTCGGCTTTGGGGTGGCGTGGAAGGATAGAGGAGGATCTGGAGGAAGCCGTTTAGACCAGCAGGCGGCCGGGGGAGGGCCCGGGGAGACCGCCGAGGGGCGGGGTGCCCCGAGTTCGAGGGTCCCAGGCATGGGGCGGCGGAGGGGGCACCAGGCAGCCAGCCAAGGAAGCCACCAGAaacgggaaaaaaaaaaaaaaataccataaacgCGCTCTCAGCACCCAGAGCCCGAATCTACCTAGCTGGCGCGCTCTCTAGAAAGTTCTCCGTTCCCGCCCCCTCGGCGCCTCCAGCGCGCTCCAgctcctcccagcccctccctccgGCTGCAGGGAGGGACCAATCGCGCCCGCGGCCACTCTTCACCCTCCTCCCGCCGCTCCCGCGCCGGACCCCGCGGCGTGCTGCGAGCGCGCGGGCAGCCCGAGGTGCTCGAGCGTCCGGCGGCTTCGCAGCTCGGCGACCGCCGCGCCGGCGCCCTCCCGCCGCCCCCCGTGCAGGCGGCCCGGCGGCCGAGCGAGGCGCGCGCCAGGGCCCGGCCCCCGAGCTAAACGGCGCCCCGGCGGCGATGACCGCGGAGGAGATGAAGGCGGCCGAGAGCGGGGCGCAGGCGGCGCCGCTGACCCCGGAGGGGGTGGACATCAGCCCGAAGCGCGACGAGGGCGTGCTGAAGGTGAGGCCGGGGGCCCCGGCGCCCCCCGAGGGCCGCCGGCGAGCGCCCAGCGCAGCCTCGCGTTCCTGCCGAGCCGGGGCGCCGCGGGCCCCGGGAGGGTCGGGGATGGCCGCCTCCCGCCCTCCTGGCCGCGGCTGCGGTGTGGGGGACCGGGGAGGGGCGCGGGCCGCGGCGAAGGCGGGTAGCCTAGGTGCGCGGGACCTGGGCCGAGGCTGCCGCGCCAACCCCGGCGTgcgcggggcaggggcgggaAGGGGCGGGGAGCACGCGGGCCGCACGGGGGCCGCGGCTGGGGGGCCTGGGCGCCGTGCCCCGCGGCCCGCCCCTCTCCCCGAGCCCGCGGCCGGGGCCAGGCAGCCGGCTCCTGGGCCAGCCGCAGCCGAGAAGTCCCCGGGCCACCTTCGCGGTGATGGGGCGGGAGCTTGCCTGGCCCTGGCAGGTAAACATTAGCTAGGACGCAGGGCGGCGGTGAGAGTACTTTCCTGGCCCAGAAGACCTCGGCGGGACCCGGTGCCTTCTCGTTCCCCCTTTCCAGAGCCGGGGAGCCTTCTAGGTCACCCGCTCAGCCATGCTTTCCCCCAGCCGCGGGGACGCGCCGGCGCGGTGCCTGCCGGGAGCTGTAGTTCCCCACACACACCTCCGCCCCAcccacctctttcccctccctgctccccacgctccccccactcccctcctcgGGATTTGGGGATTTGGGGCTTTGAGACGTGGGGCCGGGAGGAGGGGGTGCTTTGCTTTGGCGCCTGCCGCTCGGTAACCGCCTGGCTGCAAACCGCCCTAGGGGTGGCGGGGGTGGGGTCCGGGACTCTGGGGGCAGGGCACCCTGACCTGCGGCGGGACAACCCGGCACGCTCCCGAGGAGGCTCTGCGGAGCGCCCAGGACGGCGAAATCCTCACACGGGGGTCATGCCCCCTCTCCATTCGGTGTTTTGTTGCCTCCTGGCCTCCAACCGCTCAGATTCAGGGCAAAGCTAGAGACCCGGGAGAGGTCAAGCCCCTTCTCCAGCTGTGAGGTTGCTTGGCTCCTCACCAAGCTACTGGTATCAGAATCTTTTGAGGATTGGTCCTTTGAATCTGCTTACAAGTGGGCAAGTAGGCAGGAGCTGATGGAGGCAGAAGGGTCCCCATATGTTCCCTTCAGGGACAAGCTGGCCGTTTACATGCCACTTTCTCTACCCCCCCCCTTTTGGGGGGGGGTaccgggcattgaacccaggacctcatgcatgcaaagcaagcaggtactcaaccactaagctccACCTGCTCCCCTAGGTGCCACTTTTTGCCCCATCCCTGGGCTGTTGActttcttccccttcttcccAGGTCATCAAGCGAGAGGGCACAGGCACAGAGACACCCATGATTGGGGACCGGGTCTTGGTCCACTACACTGGCTGGCTGTTAGATGGCACCAAGTTTGACTCGAGCCTGGACCGCAAGGACAAATTCTCCTTTGACCTGGGAAAAGGTAGGCATGGTGGGTGGGCTGGTAGGCTAGGCTTCCAGGGGCTTCTAAGGTACAACAGAAACCTTACTCTCAGAACTAAGTGAGGAGCAAGTTATCACAGTTCCAGGAGAATATCCTCCCCCTTCTTCTGTGATTCCTCTTTGCTCCACTGTCTTATGACTATTGATTCTCTTCACCCATCACCTCCAGTCACTTCACTTCTTCAGGAGTGGACTGCTTTGTTTCTGGAGCTCCTCTGTCCCAGGGCCGAGTGATCTTTTAGACTTGTGAAGCCTCACAGCACTTGTGTTGCCAGGCTTTTCTCCCGGATGGTTCCGTTTCTAAAGGGTGTCCATCTTATTGTTGGGTGCTACAGTAAGACTCTCTGGGAGCACTATTGGAGCCCCAGAGTCAGACCCCAAGTACAGGACGGCCTCTCTGCCCTCTTTGTCTGCAGGGGAGGTCATCAAGGCTTGGGACATCGCCGTGGCAACCATGAAGTTGGGAGAGGTGTGCCGCATCACCTGCAAACCAGAATATGCCTATGGTTCTTCGGGCAGCCCTCCAAAGATCCCCCCCCATGCCACGCTTGTGTTTGAGGTGAGTGGCCGGCCCCAGAGAGGAAAGGCTGAGAGCCAGGCCTTACCTCAGCCCAGTGCCTGGCTGCCCTCCAGCCCTTCCTGTCTTTTGGAGACAATGTAGCCAAGATTGAGGACCTGGCCTTAGGGGAGGAAGGGAAATGGAGAGGGCAGCTGGTTCTGCTGGGCACATAGCCTGCTACTGCCAACAAGTGGCCAGTGATGAAGGCTTCAGGTAGGAAGGGGGGCCCGCTTCAGACTCAAATCCAGGTAAGGGGCTAAGGCATCTTTCTCTCTAGAGCAGTGCCTGGGGAAGATGGGTTGCACCTTCAACTgaaaggagtcaggaggtcagAATCTATATTCAGTCATAAATCCCACCACGGAACGCTGGCGCTCTAGAGATCAGAGGAGGGAAAGGTGCCTCCCCTGTGGCTTGAGGGGGAGAAGAAAGACTTCAGGGAGGAGATGCCACTGTTCGGTCTACAGGTAATCGAGTCAGTCAGCAGATAACTTGGAGAATGTTCCAGGGATGACTGAGAGCTCCTGGAACTGAATCAGGGTTGGCTGGAACAGGTCCCTGCTGTGTGGAGCAGGTAGCAAATAGATGGCTGTCCTGAGGCTAGCTGGAGTCCATGTGGCCTGCCTACCTCTACCGAAGTGAGACCAGGGCAGCTCTCAAGACCTTAGCAAACGTGGCTGTGCTTGCATCTCTGGTCTGGCATTCTCTTGGACTCTTCCGGATGAGGGTGAACCTCACTGTTGAGATCTCGGTGCAGAAAGGAGCTGTGTCCTTTCACGTCTCGTCCCACAGGTGGAATTGTTTGAGTTCAAGGGAGAAGACTTGACGGAAGACGAAGATGGTGGGATCATCCGCAGAATAAGGACCCGGGGTGAAGGCTATGCCAGGCCCAACGAGGGGGCTATCGTGGAGGGTGAGGCAGTACAGTCTGGGGTTGTAGACAAGAGTCAAGAGTTTAGGTTTTCAGTTCTCATTCTGACACTTAGGCTCCGagtggctttgggcaagtcacttccttTCTTTGAGCGTGTAATCCTGAGTTGGGCTAAAGTCTTTAAATTCCTCCAGGCCTAAGTAGAAAAGGGGGCATCTTTGGGCAGGAAGCAGTGGGTTGACGCAGGGGGCGGTGGCATCCTTGCTTGGTCCCCTGCCCTCTCATGCCCTCTCCTACATGGCCTCTCCTCCACGCCAGTCACACTGGAAGGGTACTGCAAGGACCAGCTCTTTGACCAGCGGGAGCTCTGCTTTGAGATCGGCGAAGGCGAGAGCCTGGATCTGCCTTTTGGGCTGGAGAAAGCCATTCAGCGCATGGAGAAAGGAGAACATTCCACTGTCTACCTCAAGCCCAGGTAAGGGGCAGGCACACCTAGGGCCCCACCCGGCTTGTTGAGCTGTTTGGCCATTAGTATCCTTTCCCCCCTGTGCTCACTGCCCTCGCAGCCTGATCGACGGCCAGATCCCAGGGACCTGGCATATGAGTAACACACCGTTAGGATCTTGGCATCACGTTCGGAAGTGTGGCCACAGTCCTTGACGTCTCAGATCAGTCCTAGCTGCTACAGACCCTCCTCTACCAACATCAAGATTTTCATTTCCCATTAATTCTTTTAGTAGTCAGCCACCTACTTACTGAAACACACCTagcatgtgccaggcacagtgctgaaaACCCCAGAGGGTCAGAGACTAATGGAACACTGTTCCTGCCTTCCAGTGGGGTAGCATTTAAATTAGCAATCATACAAGTTAATAGAAGGATGTGTAAGCTGCTGAGGGACCACCAGATTGTTGGAAGAGATCAGGGAAGCATTTGCCAAACAGGAAACCCTTGGACCGAATCTCAAAGGACAGGGAAATACTTTCCAGGAAGTAGGCAGGAAGCCTTTGAGCCTGGAGCAGGTAAGGGCTGCTGAAATGACCTGagtctcccaccccacccccacagctaTGCTTTTGGCAGCCTTGGGAAAGAGAAATTCCAGATCCCACCGGAGGCCGAGCTGAAATACAAAGTACACCTGAAGAGTTTTGAGAAGGTGAGCATGTTGGGGGGCGTCCCTCTCCTAGAGTCGGGTCCCACCCTGAGGCTGATCCCCCAGGGAAGCTGACAGCTTTGTTTCTCTCCTGGAACGTGGCAGGCCAAGGAGTCCTGGGAGATGAGTTCAGAGGAGAAGCTGGAGCAGAGCGCCATCGTGAAAGAGCGGGGCACGGTATACTTCAAGGTGAGCAGCTGGCTGTGGTGACCTGCCAAGGAGTAGGCGGGTTGGCACCTGCAGCCTTCACCTTGTAGATCTGAGCCCACCGGTCTTGCATTTGAGTGAGGCAACCCTGTACCCGAGCCTACCCTCATTGTAGGAAGGCAAGTACAAGCAGGCTGTGCTGCAGTACAAGAAGATCGTGTCCTGGCTGGAGTACGAGTCAAGTTTCTCCACTGAGGAAGTACAGAAAGCACAGGCCCTGCGCCTGGCCTCCCACCTCAACCTGGCCATGTGCTATCTGAAACtacaggccttctcagctgccaTCGAAAACTGCAACAAGGTGAGGAGGCTCCTTCCCAGCGCACAAGGCACCATTCACAGGCAGGTTGGGTGTGCCACCTACGTGTGCGAAATATACCCTTGGTGAGAAGGCCAGAACCGAGGGTGGGAGCTCAGAGGCTAAGGGCCCAGGCATAGTGGGTGTGGTGAGCAGAAGCCCAGGCTTGAGTGGTGGGGGGCGTTTGGTGCAGAAGTGGGAGACCCTGGATGAAAAAGAGTGGAAATGTTGTCAGGTCTCTCCTTTTATCCAAAAGCATGCTGTCTTCCCCTAAAGAGACTGCTTGTTGTCCCTTGGACCAAGTGGGGTTCTTTCCTAGATCTTGGTCCTTTCTACTTACTACCCCAAGACAAGTTCTCTGCGGGGCAGCCGTTTGTGGTCAGCCAGGTGAGCCGCAGGGCCAGAGTCTTGCTCCATTGTTGCTTCCTCTGCATGGCCAGGCCCTGGAACTGGACGGGAACAATGAGAAGGGCCTCTTCCGCCGGGGGGAGGCCCACCTGGCTGTGAATGACTTCGACCTGGCACGGGCTGACTTCCAGAAGGTCCTGCAGCTCTACCCTAGCAACAAGGCCGCCAAGGCCCAGCTGGTCATCTGCCAGCAGCGGATCCGCAAGCAGCTAGCAAGGGAGAAGAAGCTCTATGCCAACATGTTTGAGAGGCTAGCCGAGGAAGAAAGCAAGGTGAGGGTTGCCGGGGAGCAGTCGGGGCGGGTACGGAAAGAGGCGGCCCCTCCTTGTGGCCACCCTGCTGGCGTAGGCTCCTGGTGTCAGTGCCAGTCCTGCCATCCAGAAGTTGCCGTTTCCTGGAGCAACCGCTTGTGTTCCCGCAGTCATAGCCCCTGCCAGGAAGGGCCATCTTTCTGCTACAGCAGGACTGAAAACCCACCGAGAAGCTCTAAGGGTTGGGAGTTGGTCCCTCCAGGTATATTCTCCAACTTGGCTTCTCTCCTCTGCTTAGAGCCTTTGAAAGGAGCCAGATAAAGATCCTTGTGTTTTGGGGGGTTTTGTAAATGGGTATCTTAGTTTCCTAGAGCTTCTGTCACAGAACAAActgggtgatttttttcttttcctaaatgaAATCGTCCAGCTCCAATGTGTATTTGACACTTAAAGCACATTAACTTGAACTAGCCTTATTTCAAGAGCTCGGTAGCACCCAGGGCAGTGGCTGGTAGCTGAGCATGGTTCTCAACCATATTGCAATGAATGGCCTGCACATACAGGTGTATCTTTAGGATGAACTTAGAAGGGGAATGTCTGTATCTATATAATTTTGATGGAAATTAAAAGCTGTTTCTGTACCTCAGGGAGGAGCGTCTGTGAGGACAAACCTCCCTTGCTGGTGGCGTGCCAGCAGGTCCGTTGGGCACCAGTAGGCAAAGAGCAGGGACACGAAGCAAAAGTCACCTTTGCCATCAGAGGGCCTGGGCCTGGCGAGAGCTGGAACTCAGGCCCTTCCTCCTTTTCTGCAGGCCAAGGCAGGCGTCAATGCAGGAGATGGTCGTGCGGACTTGGAGATGAAGGATAAGCAGAAGGCTGTGGCAGGGTGCCAGCCCCAGGTGGAGACGGAAGCATAATCCTCCCCGGCCGCCTTTGCGGCCACCTgcctccccagctccctccctgccctcctctcccccttAGTTTTGTAAAAACTGAAGAATTTTGAGTGAATTAGacctttatttttctatctggttgaCTGGtggcttggggggggggagtaggCTGGGGAGATGGAGGTGGGGATCATTTCCAGGTGTGTCATCATCGTCCCCCTCCCCgttcccctctctccctttcccctgttGCATATAAACATGTCCACCCACACCTTCTCAGAATGTTTATTTTGCTTcctaaaaagtgtttaaaaagttgatattttttgtttgctAGGTCCCTTTCTCAAATGGTGgaaggggtgagggggggtgagTGGAAGGGATGGGGTCTGCCAAGAGACCAGGGTGGAACGGGAGAACCCCCAGGCGGCCGCCTCCTCGGCCCTCCTGGCCCCTGAGCAGGCACGCAACCTCCGTGCACGTGCGTGGGGCGTGGGAAAGACTGCTGTGTCCGCAGCTTCTCCCGTCCCCTTCCTCACTCCAGATGGCGTGGCCCGTGATGTCTTCTGGTGACATGGTGACCGCCCCTGTGTCCCCTCCTGTCAGTTTCCTTTCTTGGCTAggctctccaccccacccccagcctcttcTCTGCACGTTGCTGAAGGTCCAGGTTCTTCTCAAGTTCCATGCTTGAGCAATAAAGTGGAAACAGTCCAACTTGGACGTCAGGCGCCCCTCTGTTTAGCCTCTGGCAGCAGGCCTGGGTGGGTATGCAGAGGGCAGGAAGCCAAATTAAGGCAGTGACCGTCCTTGAGCAGACCAGCAAAGGCTGCTATGGCAGCCACAGGGTCCCTGGTGGGCGGGAGCTGCCCTGTGCCTAGGCCTGTCCTGCCTTCCCAGCTCTCCTTCCCCACAACAGCCTGGTGTTTTCTAGTAGCTTTGGTTGGTCTTCCATTAATACTTAGAAAGTCTAAGCATCCAAAGGCTGGGGACATGCCTTGTGTTTTGAAGTTGTGTTTGCTGCTGCCTAACTAGCACGTTTGTGGGCTTCTTGGTTTCTCAGCAACATAAAATCCCTATTACCACTAACACGCCCACCAGGCACCTTTTACACAATCAGTGTGTGTTAAAGGTGTGTTACGTTTTCCTATCTGTGCTCTGACCCTTGGCTCCCACAGACCTGGGAGAAGCCAAGGGGCACAAGTCCATCACCCTGCTGTGCCTCCAGCTGGTCTGGGCTACAGGCCCGAGCCTGTAGTGCCCTTCTGTGGGCTGTCCTGCCCTTTCCCCCAGCAATAGGCACCGTCTTCCTACCCACATGGCTGTAGTTCCTTCCAGAAGCAATTTCTCCATACTTACTCATTGAGAGAGATTAATTATTGGGTGGAGAGTTCCACCGAGTCACAGCATGGCTGTTACTGGAGCCGGGGCTAAAATGTGGGCGTTCCGGCCTCCGTGGCACCAGTGGTCTCTTGGTGGTTCACACCACAGTCCTGTACTTGGGCTTCAAGCTGGGTCCACTGGGTATTTCAAGACTGAATTCTACTTTGACAGTTTGGCCAGTAAAGAAAGCATAGGATGTGAGCCTAGCACTCACCGAGAGCCTGGTGGGCCTTGtgaccccattttacaggtgaggaaatcaAGACTCAGGTGACAAATGGAAAAAGCCCTGCCTGAAAGGTGACATCTCTGAACTAATCCAGGCTCTGCACGAGGTTCTTGTGACCTCTGGCTCATCCTagcctcatctgcaaaatagggaGATGGATAAGAACTCTTTGAAGGTCCCAGCTCTAAGTACATTGGTAGGATTTCAAGAATTTAAAACAGCTGCACTTAATGTAAAACACTAAAGCTTTGGTTTATGTAACGCTAAAACTGTCTTGTGAGAAAGTTtgttaaaatagctaaaatcctTTCAGGTTAAAAATCTTaccagtgtagctcagtgttttgAGTGCACACctcacatgtacaaggttccGGGCTCAATCTCTGTACCTTGTAAAAAGTAGATAATCCTACCACATACCTGCTCTGTCCACACTCAAGGGCCATGCTCAAGTTCATATCTCTTATCGGATCACCCTCCTTGGTATGATCTTATCAGATCATAGATCTTCCCATGTGGAGAGAATCTTGCTTGGATAAAGAAACTCTTATTGCAGATTTGCAAGGGGTCCTGGGAAAATTTAAATAGGGCTCGCCCCAATGCTACTCCCTGTATCACCTGAAGTGCCAAAGATTCCTGGCTTGCATTTCCTCCTGCCCCACCTGCAGTTCACTCTGCACTGCAAGTCATGCCCCTCTAACTGCTTAAGACCCTTGCAGGGGCTTTCTTCCACACAAGTGGAAGACCAGAGTCCCATGGGGATTTCATTAAACCCTGCGAGGCCCCACCCACCTTGCTCTACCAGTTTCAATGCACTTGactcctcccttcccccattaCACACAAACAAGGTCTGTCCACATAGACTCATCAGaatgttcatttattttgcttcctCTGCTGGGTCCATTTTTCAAGTGGTACAGGAGGGGGAGTGATAAGTTAACTTGGCTCTTGACGAGCATATACACTAAAAACAAAAGCAGCCCCTGACACAGGAAGGATAGGAACAAGGAGCCCAAGTGATGAAGTGATACAACTAAGGCACTGTGAAGTTCCAGGTCAGAGCATGATTTCAGAGTACTGAGTCAAGTTAGGACACTTGGTAAGAGAAGCAAGGTGACCCTCATCAGTTTTGACCTGAGCTATTTGATGGGCAGTTTGTcaaaaagctgaaagaaaaaaaatcagtgaaacgACACATAATTCAAGACTAGTATTTAGAAGTATACATTTTGAAAATTGCATCTGGTTTTTCCACCTCTTAAAACCTAGTAAGAAGCGTGGGTGAGTGGAATAGGGTAAGGTAGCATGCGACCCCTCTCCAAATGGGATCATGTATACAAAGCGCCAGTACAGTACAGTGTGACCCAGGGCCTTTCAGTGGACACCACTGGAAGCAGGAACTAGTAAGAGCTCAGCCTCAGTATCTGCAGTCCCCACGACTTGGCTAGACTGCCTTCTGTTTGCTGCTCTGACCTGCTGTTTCTTGTTCTTACCATAGCTGGCTGTCAGATCCCTCCTCTAAGATAAAACTTGGCATCCCCCAACTCGATAAATAAGGCCTTTCCTCTCCAACCTTCTACTGTGTTCAGACACAGAAGGTAAAACCAGCTTCAGGTCCAACATTCCCAAGTAAGGTAGATAACCTTTATTTTTACAACTTCAACTCCTGAAACACCAAGGGTAGATCAGCCTGAGCTTATAGACTTAAACCTAAAAGTATATACAGCACCTGTAGGATTTCATAAATAATACTTTGGATGTTTTGAAAAAGTGCTCCCCAAAAAAGCAAAACTAGATTAAGGATGGAAAGTACTCCAAAGAGGCCAGGCAGGGTGGGATTCTTCTAAGATTTACACTAAGGAAGCAGAGAAGCATGAGCCAGCACTGTGCTGGGGACGCAGCAGTAGATCCAGGATCCTGGACCCTCACACCCAGGCTAAAGCTCTAGGAACTATGACAGCAATAGAAAGGACCTGGGGTTTTGGAACAAACCATTCCAGTTGAGGCCGCCTCCACCCCGTTCTACCATATTGATCTTGCTGAACCTTCTTCCTCTTCACCAAAACTGGGATAATTATACAACCTACCAGGGTGGTTGTGTGAATTACAAGAAATAATACCTGGCAAATGTACTTTGCAGCAAGTGCCTTTCAAACTCTCGACCACAATGCAcagaaactaaaaaataataagcCAGTATACACATAGAAATTTATGCAATTGAAGCAAaggttttaaaaaacattttacctTACTTCTTGGGAGTCACTTGGCATTTTCtatcctaatttttttaaaaaagctcgtTGCAATTCACTACGTTGTTTTCACGGCCCCTCATGGGTAACTTCATAACATTTAAAAACTGTTGGAAGCCACAGAATCATTAATCATCAGTTATGATGGTTCTCAGGTATGGTCTGGTGGCAGAAAGCTTCACTGCCAGAGCAGTAAAGGAAGAGGTCAAGGTTATTAGGTCAAGCCCCAAAAGAGCCCTGTTGCCAAGGGAACAGCTCGGCCACCTCAGGGATGGTCGTTACCCGGGAGCTCTAGCCCTCGTGAGGAAAGAAAATCAGCTTTGAGGCTCACTCAGCTAAGCCCGCCTCCGGCCAGAAAGGCTCGGAAGGCCCGCCTCCCTCTTGGGATACGCGAAGCCACGAGGGCAGCGATTGGAGGAGCCGGCGGTGAGGTCACTTCCCGCTTCCGGTGGCCTGCCACTCCTGCGGCCGGAGGGCAGGGCCCAGGGACATTTCGTAGGGCTCCGCGATCGCTCGGGCCTTGGAAGTGCAATGAGATCGGTTAACTACGTGCAGCGCGTGGCCCTGGAGTTTAGCGGGAGCCTCTTCCCGCACGCCATCTGCCTCGGAGACGTCGATAACGACACCGTAAGTGCGTGCGCACCGGAGGGGACGCAGCCTGGGTCTGCGCAGCGGCAGGCGTGGCCAGCTAGTGGCCGAGGCTGCGGGCGGCGTGCCACGTGAGCAGGGAGCATGCGCGCCGGGTCCGCGTGGTGGCTAAAGGGAAAGCTTTATTGGGAGCTGAGGTTCCCGGACAGCTTCGACGAATTAGTTGGTCTGACACCCTGGGAATATTTTTAAGGGGCTGGAGAGCGGTCCCTCTGCCTGAGGCAGTAACCAGCTTATAGGAGGAGCCTAGTAAATTCTGGCGGCCAAATTTCCTGGACCACCGCTTTCGTACTTGAACCTCCTGTGGCCTCACCTTTCAAAGAAACCGCTTTACCTTTCAAAGCCTCATATCTTTCTTTCAGCCGTAAATTGGAAATGGTAATACAGCTCTGACCCTCCAGTTAGTCAATCACCCGGTGCCTTATATAAGCTTAAAATGCTCCTCTGCCGACACCCGGCACAGCACGCTAGAAAATATGTGGGGTTACTTATTTGCTTCGCCTCCCAACTAGACTCTAAACTCCTCAGCTTGGGCAGCAGCACTCCAGTATTAATAATGTCGGGTTTCGGCAGTGCCTGCGCCATAGCATGCTCAGGTGTTTGGCGAGGTTAAAGCGCTACACCTTTGTTAGCATGCAAAACGAGCTATAGCAACGTTAAAGCGCTCCAACTTTGTTGGCGTGCAGAACGAGCTCCAGCTACCTTTCCTTCCCTCGGTAGTATTTGCT includes the following:
- the FKBP4 gene encoding peptidyl-prolyl cis-trans isomerase FKBP4 — translated: MTAEEMKAAESGAQAAPLTPEGVDISPKRDEGVLKVIKREGTGTETPMIGDRVLVHYTGWLLDGTKFDSSLDRKDKFSFDLGKGEVIKAWDIAVATMKLGEVCRITCKPEYAYGSSGSPPKIPPHATLVFEVELFEFKGEDLTEDEDGGIIRRIRTRGEGYARPNEGAIVEVTLEGYCKDQLFDQRELCFEIGEGESLDLPFGLEKAIQRMEKGEHSTVYLKPSYAFGSLGKEKFQIPPEAELKYKVHLKSFEKAKESWEMSSEEKLEQSAIVKERGTVYFKEGKYKQAVLQYKKIVSWLEYESSFSTEEVQKAQALRLASHLNLAMCYLKLQAFSAAIENCNKALELDGNNEKGLFRRGEAHLAVNDFDLARADFQKVLQLYPSNKAAKAQLVICQQRIRKQLAREKKLYANMFERLAEEESKAKAGVNAGDGRADLEMKDKQKAVAGCQPQVETEA